Below is a genomic region from Trichomycterus rosablanca isolate fTriRos1 chromosome 15, fTriRos1.hap1, whole genome shotgun sequence.
gtCTTACCTCTAATTTTGTTTTGTTGGGACTGCAGGGTGGCATTTCTTCTCAAAATCTGAATTGTTTCTACTGTAGTAACATGTCTGTAGCCATCTTGGTTGCTATAGAAATAACACGTGTCTATGCCGAGTAGTGTGGAGGAGGTGAGAGACAATGTTGCAAGCAACACAGATATTCCACGGTAGATTGTGTTTTACTTGAGGGCAGAGTATCTAGTCAAGGTTCTATTGTATTAGGTTTAGACAAACCTTTGTTTGTGCATTAAGCTGCATAATTCTTCAGTAatgctttattttataatatgctTCAgtgtaattaaacaaacaaatcagtGTCAGTTTTCTTCATTGATATTGCtggctttatttcatttttttactcGTCCTTGTCCGGCCCACGCTGAGAAATGTAatcaaaatctaaatgtaatgtAACAGAATAGTGTGTGTAAAACAGAAATCACTACAACCAAGTCAGACAAGGTGATACACCCtagaaaaaattatttatttccatatttgtcatatagttaaaaaaaataataatttattgcaCTGTTAAGCCATATGTTATATTACCCCTACATAGGTATTGCAACAGTACCTGCTCAAAATCTCActggtttaatgttttttttttttattccgtAGAGCAGAAGTAACATGTTTGTTGCTGTTAACAGAATAAAATCTTTATTTGTTTGGTCATTCCAAATAATTGCTAAAGTCTTCGCCACGAATATTAAAATTGTTAGGGTGTCTAGTATGTACTGGTGAAGTTACACCAGAGATGGGAGCTGCAGTTGTAGATACAGGCTCTGTAAATAGAATATAAAACGTCAATAAGCATTAGCTAAGTTAGAGTGAACAATCCCTAATTTTAAATGACATGCTTAAAGGAATATTTTATCAAAAAAATTGCACAATTTATTTAAGATGTGTTTAGTACCAGAAGTTTCTTTCTGGGTTAAGCAACTAGTGATTGAATTCACTCAtttgaaatgtgttttgtaGGTATGCAGCTTACAGCTTGTCTCAAACAACATATATTGAAAAGTAATTACACACAGTCTTGTCAATAGGGATTAAAATTTCAATTTTAATCAGTATTATGACTGATGAAGCATCAATTTcactatttttttaacattccacagACAATGCTGCCAGTTACTGGTTGTtgaaaaatgtataaacatttaatatttttcagACATTTAATAGCTTAGACACATTTTTGTCTAATTCTTGCATGTGATGATGCAGTACCaacacaattatttttttacaggctGGTAGAGGCCATTGCTAATGCTGTTAGTGAATCTACTCACGTCTAGAAACCAGATGATTTGGATTAAAGTGCCACCCAGTCACCATCTGAAACAATAAATTGATAATAATGAGATTTTTACTGAAACACATTTTCAGTCATTTCCAGCCCTTACCACCAGACcaaaataatgtattattttaacacTCATAGGGTGGGTGAAGTGTTTACCTCACATTCTCATAAATTCACtcatgtatgtgtatttgtttaGGTCTCAGACACTCACTTACCATCTCATCTAATTCCGAGCTGGAACTTTGTGCTGGACTGCACTTGAAGGAGATAATGTTAGTAAATGTGTCAGCCAAATGCACTCGAATGTAGCACCCTGCTTCTGACTAGACAGACAAGAGAGAAAGGATAAAGAGTAGGTGAGGGAAATGTGTGATTTAGGCATGCAGTTTGCTAAGGCAAATGTCAGTTGACAAACATGTCTTGGCTGATCACCAACATTGGAATAAGTGGTGAATTGTGTAAATTTTCAGATTAACTATTATTTCACAACTTAAGTAAATGGTAATAACATTTCTTAATAGAATGTCAAATCCAACCTTTTAGCTTCATTAAAGTGGACAGACTTTTTGATGCTGTCCCTAACAAGGTGAGCCCACAAAACTTCCTATGCCACATCTTAGATTAAATTGTTTGTATttagtgttgtattttttataagctaaaaaacaaaaacatgcttaattttttttctgctcAGATCTGTTTACATGGTAACacaatgtattttaattgtGTGCTTTTAAATATGGacaaaatgtacatttgtatgtATTTTCAAAAAAAGATAATTGTATTTCAGAGCATTAGAGGCATTGAAAATGCTTGAAAAATGGAAAACAAGTGGTAGCTTATTGGTTAAGGTAGTAgaatagtgatcagaaggtaaCTGGTTTTAGCCCCACCTCTGCTAAGTTGCTACAGTTGGactcctaagcaaggcccttaactctcagttgcttgTATCTGTAAGTCACTTCAgctaaaagcatcagctaaatgccataaattagTCATCTTAGATGTTATGACTGTAAATGTCTAATACAGACAAACTTCACCAGCATGAAGAGGAAAAGAGGAAAGTTAAAGCTCACTGACAGGATTTCACAGGACAGCCAAAGTCTACCTTCAAACTATAATGTCtgctacaaaaataaatatggtCCCATACATACTGctaaaaatgctaaaatgtaGTTTACAACTGAAAATCAGGAACTTTTTTCATGGCGTCCCTAGTCACCAAATGTTAACATAGGTTGACCTTTCTAAGAGTTTCTGGAACTCTACTTTCTCCATTATTCCAAGTAGGATTAAAGCTATTCTGGAGGTAAATGGTGTACATGTTCCTTACAAGcttctttatattgttattCTATGATGTTTCCTTAGTAGGTatcaaataatttataaatgtaGTAAGAAGAGCTGGACAACGATTTCCTATTTAATCTTACCACAAAGTAAGCTCGGCGGTAGGCACAGCCCTGTGGATCGACCCCAGAGTCCTTCCGACAGTCTGTCTCCCTTATCCCGAATTTTAGCATCATATCATAAGTGTTCATCCCCAGTGGAACAACCTGGTGCAGAGTGAAAAAGCAACAGCTTATACTGCATTGTTATTAACTTCCTCAAAGAACAGTTCTTTTGAAAAGAAATGTTCACATTTTCCATTGAtcagttaaggtctattagatGCATTTGCATCTTAGCATTGCTGCCAGGCGGCCGGTGTGTCTTTACAAACATGATAGGTGTGatggccctgtgatggactggctctGATCAGGGCATTTCTGCCTTGCGCTCAGTGTTTCCCAGAGGAACCGGACCTGTCacaaaccctgaccaggataaatcggtttaatgaaaataaaaaattaacaaaatgtCCAACTCAGCAAAGAaacagcacatttaaatgtgtagcaGTTTGTTCCTTCATAGAGAATGTGTTATTATAATACAccgcctggccaaaaaaaaggtcacacgcatttcgttggaccgcctttagctttgattacagcacgcattcgctgtggcatcgtttccacaagcttctgcaatgtcacaacatttacttctgtccagagttgcataaatttttccccaagatcttgtattgatgatgggagatttggaccactgcgcaaagtcttctccagcacatcccaaagattctcaatagGGTTAAgctctggactctgtggtggccaatccatttGTGAAAAttatgtctcatgctccctgaaccactctttcacaatttgagcccgatgaatcctggcattgtcattttggaatatgcccgtgccatcaaagaagaaaaaatccattgatggaataaccagGTCATTCAgaatattcaggtagtcagctgacctcattctttgggcacataacgttgctgaacctagacctgaccaactgcagcaaccccagatcatagcactgcccccacaggcttgtacggtaggcactaggcatgatgggtgcatcacttcagctgcctctcttcttaccctgatgtacccatcactctggaacagggtaaatctggactcatcagaccacatgaccttcttccattgctccagagtccaatctttatgctctctagcaaattgaagccgtttatgccggttagcctcactgacaagtggttttcttaaggctacacagctgtttagtcccaatcccttgagttcccttcgcattgtgcatgtggaaatgctcttactttcactattaaacatatccctgagttctactgttgtttttctaccatttgatttcaccaaacgtttaagtgattgccgatcacgatcattcaagatttttttctgaccacattccttcctcgaagatgatgtttccctaCTGTCcttctactttttaataatgcgttggacagttcttaacccgattttagtagtttcagcaatctccttagatgttttctctgcttgatgcatgccaataatttgacccttctgaaacagattaacatcttttcgacgatcacaggatgtgtctttcgacatggttgtttaacaaatgagaagctactcactgcatcagttagggttaaataacttgttgccagctgaaacataatcacccatgcagtaattatccaatgggaggctcttacttATGTTATTTATaagttaattaaaataaatatttgtcaaATTAATGTATTTCAGAATTTCTTTACATTTGGCATTAGAAAAAAGCAAGTAAGCCGAGAAACTGTAAATTCCATAGTTTAAAAGGTCAGATTTTCTTGAGTCTTATACTTTCTGTTGAAGCTCATGTTCAGAAGACTTTAAGCATGTGGATTTGATTGACTTATCAAACGTATGCTGAAGTTAATACAACTGCAGTCACTATTCACCTCTTGTAAATATGAACATAGCAAATAGTaagaaattataaaattaatctTTTTCAATCAACTTTTCACTCAAACTGTTATgctgattttattatttgtaataaagAGGTATAGTATCCACGTACTCTTGTAACTGAAGCTTTGGCCACTCTGTAGAGGTGATGTTGGGCATACCGAGTGTTGATCTCATCCAGCGCCATCCTCAATGCCTCATCAGCCTTAGAAGTCAGATCAAACAGGGGGAGGCCTGCAGG
It encodes:
- the spp2 gene encoding secreted phosphoprotein 24, coding for MRCDILILLLVQCLGGSGLPLFDLTSKADEALRMALDEINTRYAQHHLYRVAKASVTRVVPLGMNTYDMMLKFGIRETDCRKDSGVDPQGCAYRRAYFVSEAGCYIRVHLADTFTNIISFKCSPAQSSSSELDEMMVTGWHFNPNHLVSRQPVSTTAAPISGVTSPVHTRHPNNFNIRGEDFSNYLE